One Gammaproteobacteria bacterium genomic window, CCCAGGTGTCGCCACCGTCCGTCGAACGGTAGATGCCGCTGCCGGGACCGCCCCCGTTGAAGCCCCAGGCGGTGCGGCGCCGCTGGTACATCGCCGCGTAGACGACGTCGGGGTTTTCATGGTTGAGGACGAGGTCGATGGCCCCGGTGTCCTCATCCACGTACAGGACCTTGCGCCAGTTGCGGCCGCCGTCGAAGCTGCGGAAGACGCCCCGCTCCTCGCTTGCGTTCCAGAGATCTCCGCTGGCCGCCACGTAGACGACGTCGGGGTTGCGCGGATGGACCTGCACCTCGGCGATGTGCCGGGTGGCCTCCAGTCCCAGGTGCTCCCAGCTCTCCCCGCCGTCGTCGCTGCGGTAGATGCCGTTGCCCCACGAGGTGCTCTGCCGGTTGTTCTGCTCCCCTGTGCCCGCGTACACGACCCGTGGATCGGAGGGTGCGAGAGCCACGTCGCCGAAGGTGTTGACCTCCATGTCCTCGAAGACGTTCACCCAGGTGTGCCCGCGGTTGAGGCTGCGCCAGAGGCCGCCCGAGGCGGTCGCGACCCAGAGCACGGACGGATCGTCCGCGAGCGCCTCCACGTCGTGGACCCGCCCACCCGTAACTGCGGGGCCTATGGACCGGGGACGGAAGGCCTCCAGCTGGGCTTCGGAGATGGGCGCGGATTGCGCGGCAACCGCAAACGGGAGCGAGAACGCCAGCAGCAGGCTTCCGAGAGCGCCTGCGCCGACTCTCCGCAAATGGACGAACATGCTGATTCTCCTGACACGAAGAGACCCGGCCGGACGGCGAGGGATGAGACGGGAGACGCCTTTTCCGGCACTGATTACGGCCCGAAAAAGAATCGTATCCGCGCCGGTTCGGTGCAAGCCGACGACCGTCAGAATCCCCACTCGGGAGGTTCCGCGCCGCCCCCGGACGGTGCACGCCCGCTGAAGCGCTCGAGGGCCTGGCTCACCGCTTCGAGCACGTCGTCCGGCATGTCGCTGGCCGTCAGCATCCAGTCCAGGTAGTCGGGCGCGTTCGCCGCCACTTCCGAGAGGCGCGTCCCCCGATGCTTGCCGCGGGCGAAGACGTAGCTCTCGAGGTCGCCGCCCGAGAACCACTTCTGAAACTCCGTCAGAAAAGGCCTGAACTCGTCGCAGTAGGCATGGAGCCCGTCGATGTCGTCGGGAAGATTCGGGTAGCGGGCGAGCTGCGCGGCGAGGACGCGGGCGGTCATGAGGACATCGCCCCGGGCCGTGTGCGCATCCTCACCGTGATCCTCCTCGAGGTAGAAGCGGGCGGCGGCGGCCAGGTCGCGCGGTTCCTCCCGGTGAAAGATCAGTTGGGCGTCGATGAGCCGGCGGCCCTTCACGTCGAAGGGAATGTCCGCGCGCCGGAACTCCTCGAGCAGGATGTGCAGGTCGAAGCCGCGGATGTTGAACCCGGCCAGGTCGCACTCCTCGAGCAGGCCGGCCAGGCTGCGCGCCCGGCGG contains:
- a CDS encoding 3'-5' exonuclease, whose product is MDPALPISLARPVAFLDLETTGLNRSEDRIVELALLILYPDGRVVDRVRRFNPEIPIPAEASAVHGISDADVAGEEPFHRRARSLAGLLEECDLAGFNIRGFDLHILLEEFRRADIPFDVKGRRLIDAQLIFHREEPRDLAAAARFYLEEDHGEDAHTARGDVLMTARVLAAQLARYPNLPDDIDGLHAYCDEFRPFLTEFQKWFSGGDLESYVFARGKHRGTRLSEVAANAPDYLDWMLTASDMPDDVLEAVSQALERFSGRAPSGGGAEPPEWGF